The proteins below come from a single Methanomassiliicoccales archaeon genomic window:
- a CDS encoding cation diffusion facilitator family transporter, with protein sequence MKKVRAAMLSIYSNTTLVGLKLAVGIMMMSVSVLSEAIHSMIDLIAAVIANYSVRKATIPADADHPYGHGKYENYAGVVEAILILLAAGLIIYEASLRLFNNAPVEFVWAGIVVMGISAVANILVSRQLIRVGKDEDSIALIADGMHLRTDVYTSLGVFLGLIIIQLTNLPILDPLVAIMVAMLIIRAAYELTRESSKGLVDESLPPNEEKVVREVLDQHSFQFVNFHALRTRKSGAERFIDLHLVVNRRMCILDAHQLCEDLEKDIEARLPHTNVLIHLEPCEDKDCPYIKGDKFVKIDGTKR encoded by the coding sequence TTGAAGAAAGTCCGGGCAGCGATGCTCTCCATCTACAGCAACACCACTCTGGTGGGCCTAAAACTGGCCGTCGGAATCATGATGATGTCGGTGAGCGTGCTGTCCGAGGCTATCCATTCCATGATCGACCTGATCGCCGCGGTCATAGCCAACTACTCGGTGCGCAAGGCCACCATCCCGGCGGATGCCGATCATCCCTATGGTCATGGTAAGTACGAGAACTACGCCGGAGTGGTGGAGGCGATATTGATCCTCCTCGCTGCTGGCCTGATCATCTACGAGGCATCGCTCCGCCTTTTCAACAACGCGCCGGTGGAGTTCGTCTGGGCGGGCATCGTGGTCATGGGCATATCGGCCGTGGCGAACATCCTGGTGTCGCGGCAGCTCATCCGGGTCGGGAAGGATGAGGATTCCATAGCCCTCATCGCCGATGGCATGCACCTGCGTACCGACGTCTACACCTCTCTGGGAGTGTTCCTGGGCCTGATCATAATCCAATTGACGAACCTCCCCATCCTCGACCCTCTCGTGGCAATCATGGTAGCCATGCTCATCATCCGGGCGGCGTACGAACTCACCAGGGAATCGAGCAAGGGCCTGGTGGACGAATCCCTGCCTCCGAACGAGGAGAAGGTCGTGCGCGAGGTGCTGGACCAGCACTCGTTCCAGTTCGTGAACTTCCATGCGCTCAGGACCAGGAAATCCGGGGCGGAGCGTTTCATCGACCTGCACCTGGTCGTGAACCGACGGATGTGCATCCTGGACGCCCATCAGCTGTGCGAGGACCTGGAGAAGGACATCGAGGCGAGGTTGCCCCACACCAACGTGCTCATCCATCTCGAGCCATGCGAAGACAAGGATTGCCCCTATATCAAGGGCGATAAGTTCGTCAAGATCGATGGGACGAAGAGGTGA
- a CDS encoding thymidylate kinase, with product MRWIVVDGIDGSGKSTHARWIKDLYERKGCKVLLRIHPSDGFLGKVARGGLEGRGRAMRTVATVFFILDVLSSVRRLRRDRAEYDVVIFVRYLMATAYLPDRFVQTGYDFFAKVLPVPRRLLLIDVRPENALERILQREHKKEMFEDLDSLSRTRGKVLRLARPPWRVLDNNVAEEDVRKALISVLEDWDAQRPED from the coding sequence ATGCGCTGGATCGTGGTGGATGGTATCGATGGCTCAGGGAAGAGCACTCATGCCCGCTGGATCAAGGACCTCTACGAGAGGAAAGGGTGCAAGGTGCTCCTTCGCATCCATCCCTCGGACGGCTTCCTAGGGAAAGTGGCCAGGGGGGGCCTGGAAGGAAGAGGGAGGGCCATGCGCACGGTCGCGACCGTCTTCTTCATACTGGATGTGCTCTCGTCCGTGCGCAGGCTCAGGCGCGATCGAGCGGAGTACGACGTCGTCATCTTCGTGCGCTATCTCATGGCCACGGCCTATCTGCCCGACCGGTTCGTGCAGACGGGCTATGACTTCTTTGCCAAGGTGCTTCCCGTCCCCCGACGCCTGCTGCTAATAGATGTACGGCCGGAGAACGCACTCGAACGCATCTTGCAGCGAGAGCATAAGAAGGAAATGTTCGAGGATCTGGATAGTTTGAGCAGGACACGGGGCAAGGTCCTTCGCCTGGCCCGTCCGCCCTGGAGGGTGCTGGACAACAACGTCGCCGAGGAGGACGTCCGGAAGGCGCTCATCTCGGTCCTGGAGGATTGGGACGCCCAACGACCCGAGGATTGA
- a CDS encoding DNA-directed RNA polymerase produces the protein MYLLAQREKVVRIPPDRLGEDIDQTVEQLARESFEGKVEGSDSLTVLVRNIKCEGPGRIVHGDGAVYQKVAFESLIFRPVLQEVVEGNVVEVLKFGAFVRFGPLDGLLHISQIMDDRIDIDDVNQRLLGKDTKRDLRVGDRVRARIVALSMNERNPRESKIGLTMRQPGMGKMEWLEEDRKKKGEKAA, from the coding sequence ATGTATTTGCTAGCGCAGCGAGAGAAGGTTGTGCGCATCCCCCCTGATCGTCTGGGTGAAGATATTGATCAGACGGTAGAACAGCTCGCCCGCGAGTCCTTTGAGGGCAAGGTGGAGGGGAGCGACTCGCTCACCGTGCTCGTGCGCAACATCAAGTGCGAGGGCCCGGGTCGCATCGTCCACGGGGACGGGGCGGTGTATCAGAAGGTGGCGTTCGAATCGCTCATCTTTCGGCCGGTGCTGCAGGAGGTCGTGGAAGGAAACGTGGTGGAGGTGCTCAAGTTCGGCGCCTTCGTGCGCTTCGGCCCTCTGGATGGGCTATTGCATATCTCCCAGATCATGGACGATCGCATCGACATCGACGATGTGAACCAGAGGCTGCTAGGCAAGGACACCAAGCGCGACCTCAGGGTCGGGGATCGGGTCCGGGCCAGGATCGTGGCCCTGTCCATGAACGAGCGAAACCCCCGGGAGAGCAAGATAGGTCTGACCATGCGGCAGCCGGGCATGGGCAAGATGGAGTGGCTGGAAGAGGATCGTAAGAAGAAGGGGGAGAAGGCGGCATGA
- a CDS encoding CBS domain-containing protein: protein MTPASLIKEVMTKEVVTVRPEMTLQQVSRIFFEHHISGAPVVDDEGKILGVISETDVLKAVKTYEKRLSMVYPSASLFGVSFQSSYKETEMAEAIARIQNIKVQEVMTRDVYVLGPEDTIQRAVLIMSAFGVNRIPVIEGTRVVGILTRADVIRYLGTVDMDHLIGTSSEKPKSG from the coding sequence ATGACGCCGGCGAGCTTGATCAAGGAAGTGATGACCAAGGAAGTGGTCACGGTCAGACCGGAGATGACCTTGCAGCAGGTCTCACGCATCTTCTTCGAGCACCACATCTCGGGAGCGCCAGTGGTGGACGATGAGGGCAAGATACTGGGCGTTATCTCCGAGACCGACGTACTCAAAGCGGTGAAGACCTACGAGAAGCGATTGAGCATGGTCTATCCCTCAGCATCACTCTTCGGCGTCTCATTTCAATCCAGCTACAAGGAAACCGAGATGGCCGAGGCCATCGCGCGGATCCAGAACATCAAGGTGCAGGAGGTCATGACCCGCGATGTCTACGTCCTAGGACCAGAGGACACCATCCAAAGGGCCGTGCTCATCATGAGCGCCTTCGGCGTGAATCGGATCCCGGTGATCGAAGGCACCCGCGTCGTGGGCATCCTCACCCGGGCGGACGTCATCCGCTACCTGGGAACGGTGGACATGGACCACCTGATCGGAACCAGCTCAGAAAAGCCTAAATCGGGCTAG
- a CDS encoding DUF4010 domain-containing protein, protein MVNDIEFLYHLIIAAGVGALVGVEREHHKGDDVIIAGIRTFPLVSLLGFMLAFLGRNGNALGVDGGGSLNLAVLIGLPIVGALAVGLLYIRFQIGAPGLTTPFALVLTYISGVLVGYGLIMEAVVLSVTITFLLVSKRRLHKFAQVLDDEELISALQFITVAFIVYPLTLQIALPAPYDVFNRGMALDISSLFLIVIFVSSISFVSFLLIRWKGASLGMKYSGLLGGLVSSEAATISLSNLAKQKNELVTTAAAGILMANATMFVRDLAICGFADPSLATATILALPLVLLFGVNMLLGLTFKVQQSKAELEVRSPFSIGPALKFGAFFVAISAMDVLIQDLFGSQAIYLIALGGLVSSAAVVASVSTLAFVGTIDPWTAAVTAILATAISSINKLVLSRATCQDVSKAVLGRMTLVAALAIVLTVMVLVLRI, encoded by the coding sequence GTGGTCAATGATATCGAATTCCTCTACCACCTGATCATCGCGGCGGGGGTAGGGGCTCTGGTGGGCGTGGAGAGGGAGCACCACAAGGGCGATGACGTCATCATCGCTGGCATCCGCACTTTCCCCCTGGTCTCGCTATTGGGCTTCATGCTCGCTTTCCTAGGCAGGAACGGCAACGCCTTGGGAGTGGACGGAGGAGGGTCGTTGAACCTGGCCGTGCTCATCGGGCTGCCCATCGTGGGAGCCTTGGCCGTGGGCCTGCTCTACATCCGCTTTCAGATAGGCGCACCTGGTCTGACCACCCCCTTCGCTCTGGTGCTCACCTACATCAGCGGCGTCCTGGTCGGCTACGGCCTGATCATGGAAGCGGTCGTGCTCTCCGTCACCATCACCTTCCTTTTAGTCTCCAAGCGCAGGCTGCATAAGTTCGCCCAAGTCCTGGACGATGAGGAGCTCATCTCCGCCCTGCAGTTCATCACGGTGGCGTTCATCGTCTACCCGCTGACGCTGCAAATCGCCCTTCCCGCCCCTTACGATGTGTTCAACCGGGGAATGGCGCTGGACATCAGTTCCCTCTTTCTGATAGTCATCTTCGTCTCCTCGATCTCCTTCGTATCCTTCCTCCTCATCCGCTGGAAGGGAGCTTCGTTGGGCATGAAGTACTCCGGCCTTCTCGGAGGACTGGTCAGCTCGGAGGCGGCGACCATTTCCCTCTCCAATCTGGCGAAGCAGAAGAACGAGCTGGTCACGACCGCAGCGGCGGGCATCCTCATGGCCAACGCCACCATGTTCGTGCGGGACCTGGCAATCTGTGGCTTCGCCGATCCCAGTCTGGCCACGGCCACCATCCTCGCCCTGCCGTTGGTGCTTTTGTTCGGGGTGAACATGCTGCTCGGCCTGACCTTCAAGGTGCAGCAAAGCAAGGCGGAGCTGGAGGTCCGCTCGCCCTTCTCCATCGGTCCGGCGCTGAAATTCGGGGCGTTCTTCGTGGCCATATCAGCCATGGACGTTCTGATCCAGGACTTGTTCGGCAGCCAAGCGATCTACCTGATCGCCCTGGGCGGCCTGGTCTCATCGGCGGCGGTGGTGGCCTCGGTGTCCACTCTAGCTTTCGTCGGTACGATCGACCCGTGGACCGCAGCGGTCACGGCCATCCTGGCCACGGCCATCTCCTCAATCAATAAGCTGGTCCTGTCCCGGGCCACCTGCCAGGATGTGTCCAAGGCGGTCCTGGGACGCATGACCCTGGTGGCAGCGCTGGCCATAGTGCTGACGGTAATGGTCCTGGTGCTCAGAATCTAG
- a CDS encoding deoxyhypusine synthase, giving the protein MTKQRPVRDVQLIDGMTVDSLVRELKQSGGFTGRKLADAVDIIEKMMRRDCTVFLSFPACIMATGTRGVIVELVKRKLVDVIITTCGTLDHDLARTWKKYYHGDFFMDDADLRHKGINRLGNVLVPDESYGLILEKKLIPMFEEILRGKDSISTWELIDQVGSRIEDEKSLLHWCHKNRVPIYVPGITDGSFGSQLWMYWQTHRALKIDLFRDEQELSDITFEAKETGAIIVGGGISKHHTIWWNQFRGGLDYAVYLTTATEYDGSLSGAQVREAISWGKVKEGADQITVEGDATITLPMVVASLIDRLGGSR; this is encoded by the coding sequence ATGACGAAGCAGAGGCCGGTTAGGGACGTACAGCTGATCGATGGCATGACCGTCGACTCCTTGGTCAGGGAACTGAAGCAATCAGGAGGCTTCACCGGCCGCAAGCTGGCAGATGCGGTGGACATCATCGAGAAGATGATGAGGCGAGATTGCACGGTCTTCCTTTCGTTCCCAGCTTGCATCATGGCCACTGGCACCCGCGGCGTCATCGTGGAGCTGGTCAAGAGGAAGCTGGTGGACGTCATCATCACCACCTGTGGCACCCTGGACCACGACCTGGCCCGCACCTGGAAGAAGTACTATCACGGTGATTTCTTCATGGACGATGCCGACCTCCGGCATAAGGGCATCAACCGATTGGGCAACGTGCTCGTTCCTGACGAAAGCTACGGCCTGATCCTGGAGAAGAAGCTCATCCCCATGTTCGAGGAGATCCTCCGGGGCAAGGATTCCATCTCCACCTGGGAGCTCATCGACCAGGTCGGTTCCCGCATCGAAGATGAGAAATCGCTCCTGCATTGGTGCCACAAGAACCGAGTGCCCATCTATGTCCCGGGCATCACCGACGGCTCCTTCGGCAGCCAGCTCTGGATGTACTGGCAGACCCATCGTGCTCTGAAGATCGACCTCTTCCGCGACGAACAGGAGCTCTCGGACATCACCTTCGAGGCCAAGGAGACGGGCGCGATAATCGTCGGGGGCGGGATCTCCAAGCATCATACGATCTGGTGGAACCAGTTCCGCGGAGGCCTCGACTATGCTGTCTACTTGACCACCGCTACCGAGTACGATGGCTCGCTCTCCGGCGCTCAGGTCAGAGAGGCGATCTCCTGGGGCAAGGTCAAGGAGGGGGCGGACCAGATAACGGTGGAGGGGGACGCGACCATCACCCTGCCCATGGTGGTAGCGAGCCTCATAGATAGGTTGGGTGGCTCCCGGTGA
- a CDS encoding MFS transporter: protein MADLRRVAIYGGSFIGPLAGNAVLALVPILKSEYHATGPQVLLSITFFMLPFAVSMLFTGTLSDIHGRRKVLTLGYVIYALGGFCTAFSPDLSTFYMARALQGFGFAFVSPVLVALLGDIVDPKETGRAMGLLGAATTAGIALGPFMAGFISQVDWRLTFITISILSLFMNVLYLVAFKGHQEVKKDRKGMGAFAALMKEALGERKVITLSLAGFMTFLCYMSTLAFMSDVLSLPPLSLAEDLIGIAIASAGIAGIFMAPVGGWLVDNLGRLKAAMIGFVIMMVAFLVLTRADSFLTYSASLALLGCGSSVVWASLLTLTVEVMPRSRGTVSSIFNSSRFLGYAVAPVLFGPIYVSLGMDSIQMIGVFIATLALIATWLTVRAINPRVVGRPNPPGPR from the coding sequence ATGGCAGACCTTAGACGAGTGGCGATATACGGGGGCTCGTTCATAGGTCCCTTGGCCGGCAACGCGGTGCTCGCCCTGGTCCCTATACTCAAGAGCGAGTACCACGCAACGGGACCGCAGGTGCTCCTATCCATCACCTTCTTCATGCTGCCCTTCGCGGTCAGCATGCTGTTCACTGGGACCCTTTCCGACATCCACGGCCGGAGGAAGGTGCTCACCCTGGGATATGTCATCTACGCCCTGGGTGGGTTCTGCACCGCTTTCAGTCCGGATCTGAGCACGTTCTACATGGCCCGCGCCCTACAGGGGTTCGGGTTCGCCTTTGTGTCGCCTGTCTTGGTCGCATTATTGGGGGATATTGTGGACCCAAAGGAGACCGGTCGGGCGATGGGTTTGCTCGGTGCTGCGACCACCGCCGGCATCGCCCTTGGTCCGTTCATGGCCGGCTTCATCAGTCAGGTGGACTGGCGCTTGACATTCATCACCATCTCCATCCTTTCCTTGTTCATGAACGTCTTATACCTGGTGGCCTTCAAGGGACATCAGGAGGTGAAGAAGGATAGGAAAGGCATGGGCGCCTTCGCCGCGCTCATGAAGGAGGCGTTGGGCGAACGCAAGGTCATCACCCTCTCCCTGGCGGGCTTCATGACGTTCCTCTGCTACATGAGCACCCTGGCATTCATGTCGGACGTGCTCTCCCTGCCTCCGTTGTCCTTGGCGGAGGACCTGATAGGCATCGCCATCGCCTCTGCGGGCATCGCCGGCATCTTCATGGCGCCGGTCGGCGGCTGGCTTGTGGACAATCTAGGTCGATTGAAGGCGGCGATGATCGGCTTCGTCATCATGATGGTGGCCTTCCTGGTGCTCACTCGTGCCGATTCGTTCCTGACCTATTCCGCTTCCCTGGCGCTTCTAGGCTGCGGTTCCTCGGTGGTGTGGGCCTCTCTCCTCACCCTGACCGTGGAGGTGATGCCAAGGAGCCGAGGCACGGTCTCATCCATCTTCAACAGCAGCCGTTTCCTTGGATATGCTGTTGCGCCTGTGCTGTTCGGTCCGATCTATGTCTCCCTGGGCATGGATTCGATCCAAATGATAGGCGTGTTCATCGCCACTCTCGCCCTGATCGCAACTTGGTTGACAGTGCGAGCGATCAATCCTCGGGTCGTTGGGCGTCCCAATCCTCCAGGACCGAGATGA
- a CDS encoding isocitrate/isopropylmalate dehydrogenase family protein has product MKRVVVIKGDGIGKEVIPQAVRVLQAVTSDLELVPAHMGLECNAIYGWFLPPKTLEIIKGSDAVLFGAITTPIADPDYRSPLLFLRRELDLYANVRPAKKIIPNIGVVDLDLVLVRENTEGMYTGVEREEGDAIILERKVSEKACRRIVRYAIDLCKTRGLQRIHCVHKANVIRRSDGLFRRVFFKEMEGTGLEAREMLVDAAAAALITRPKEFQCIVTLNLYGDILSDEAAALVGGLGFTPCGNIGDRYALFEPCHGSAPDIAGKGIANPTATILSATMMLRHLGMLREAETAEEALTDTYRAGIATPDAGGSHSTTAFTDEVISRLVG; this is encoded by the coding sequence GTGAAGCGGGTAGTGGTCATCAAGGGGGACGGCATAGGCAAAGAGGTCATCCCTCAGGCGGTGCGGGTGCTCCAGGCCGTCACTAGCGATCTGGAGCTTGTCCCGGCGCACATGGGACTGGAGTGCAACGCCATCTATGGCTGGTTCCTGCCGCCCAAGACCCTGGAGATCATCAAGGGCTCCGATGCCGTGCTGTTCGGAGCTATCACCACCCCTATTGCCGACCCGGACTACCGATCTCCTCTGCTCTTCCTTCGGCGAGAGCTCGATCTCTACGCGAACGTCCGACCGGCCAAGAAGATCATACCGAACATCGGGGTGGTGGACCTCGACCTGGTGCTGGTGCGTGAGAACACCGAGGGCATGTACACTGGCGTGGAAAGGGAGGAAGGCGATGCCATCATCCTGGAGAGGAAGGTGAGCGAGAAGGCATGCCGCCGCATCGTCCGCTACGCCATCGACCTCTGCAAGACACGCGGGCTGCAGCGCATACACTGCGTGCACAAGGCCAACGTCATCCGCAGATCGGACGGTCTGTTCCGGCGGGTGTTCTTCAAGGAGATGGAAGGGACCGGTCTGGAGGCAAGAGAGATGCTGGTGGACGCCGCGGCCGCGGCCCTCATCACCAGGCCGAAGGAGTTCCAATGCATCGTCACCCTGAATCTATATGGTGATATCCTCTCCGACGAAGCGGCCGCGCTGGTAGGAGGTCTGGGCTTCACCCCTTGCGGCAACATCGGAGATCGCTACGCCTTATTCGAGCCGTGCCACGGTTCGGCCCCGGACATAGCTGGCAAAGGCATAGCCAATCCCACGGCCACCATCCTCTCGGCGACGATGATGCTTCGGCACCTGGGCATGCTGCGAGAGGCGGAGACGGCGGAGGAAGCCCTTACAGATACCTATCGTGCTGGAATCGCCACACCAGATGCCGGAGGAAGCCATTCGACCACCGCTTTCACGGATGAAGTGATCTCCCGCTTGGTCGGGTGA
- a CDS encoding SEC59/DGK1/VTE5 family protein, whose translation MFTQGDIVGLVAVYAYVGLVIVLAAKLKVVRNAKMHRKFVHIMVGNIVFIWWVFDSSYVMALLAAAPFIPLLILASPYSPMKKVRDSFIGQTTGESHDLGLVYYAIAWTVLAFFLFDNRLVASIAIVSMSYGDGMGGLIGKRFGKKKICGPKTLEGTTAVFVATTLATFVVFVFYGWLNAQHLIVSPEISLAAAGLFSLLIGAFVAVVELLTPGQYDNLVIPFGTAGLLLVAGL comes from the coding sequence ATGTTCACCCAGGGGGACATCGTCGGCCTGGTCGCCGTGTATGCCTACGTGGGCCTGGTCATAGTTCTGGCGGCCAAGCTCAAGGTCGTCCGCAACGCCAAGATGCACCGCAAGTTCGTGCACATCATGGTAGGTAACATCGTCTTCATCTGGTGGGTGTTCGACTCCTCCTATGTAATGGCCCTTCTGGCCGCCGCGCCTTTCATCCCCTTGCTCATCCTCGCCTCGCCCTACTCCCCGATGAAGAAGGTCCGCGATTCCTTCATAGGCCAGACCACGGGGGAGAGCCACGACCTTGGTTTGGTCTACTATGCCATCGCCTGGACGGTCCTGGCCTTCTTCCTGTTCGACAATCGCCTGGTGGCCTCCATCGCCATCGTCTCCATGTCCTACGGGGACGGCATGGGTGGCCTAATCGGGAAGAGGTTCGGCAAGAAGAAGATATGCGGCCCCAAGACCCTGGAAGGCACCACGGCGGTATTCGTAGCCACCACCCTAGCAACGTTCGTGGTCTTCGTTTTCTACGGTTGGCTGAACGCGCAACATCTGATCGTTTCCCCGGAGATTTCCCTCGCCGCGGCGGGGTTGTTCTCTCTACTCATCGGAGCCTTCGTGGCCGTAGTGGAGCTCCTCACACCCGGGCAGTACGACAATCTGGTCATCCCCTTCGGCACGGCGGGGCTGTTGCTCGTGGCCGGGTTGTGA
- a CDS encoding sodium-translocating pyrophosphatase codes for MQLDPLVYSIPVAGIIGLIFVGLLTRSIFKKDTGTPEMRAIGDAIREGAMAYLARQYKTISVISVILGAIITVGINWQTGAAFLIGAFCSVLSGYIGMYVSVNANVRTASAARRTLNEALQTSFRGGAVSGVAVVTLSLIGVAGVFFLFWVFIFPNAPAPTGSIPGTDGGIQAALFAAVGYAFGASFAALFAQLGGGIYTKAADVGADLVGKVEVGIPEDSPKNPAVIADLVGDNVGDCAGRGADLFESTAAENIGAMILGFSVYAVTGMVGFVLFPLIVRAFGLLAGIVGIMTVKLRNENENPMKALNRGYYITAVIAAAFFAYSASVLLGPNWIYFMICGIIGIILSIAIVYITQYYTSGEYRPVREIAKASETGAATNIITGFAVGLETTALPIISIAVALLGSFALGQMASPNPADVSMTFVFGLYGTAVATMGMLATCAFILAEDTFGPITDNAGGIVEMSDQPEDIRKRTDRLDSIGNTTKALTKGYAMGSAALAAFLLFGAYFDKVAEILHKTPYDVFVVNIANPPVFVGALIGGMLVFLFSALAIRAVGKAAGDMIAEVRRQFRENPNILAGNDKPDYARCVDISTKGALKAMILPGILPVVVPVSLGLIMRFAYTGNTDIPYQSVGALLMVGTITGVLMALLMNNGGGAWDNGKKYIEAKGLKRTPVHAAAVVGDTVGDPFKDTAGPSLHVLVKLLSTITLVFASIFVVAP; via the coding sequence ATGCAATTGGATCCACTGGTCTACTCAATACCCGTGGCGGGCATCATAGGTCTCATCTTCGTGGGGCTCCTCACCCGAAGTATCTTCAAGAAGGATACCGGGACGCCCGAAATGAGGGCGATCGGGGACGCCATTCGCGAAGGTGCCATGGCCTATCTTGCACGCCAGTACAAGACGATCAGCGTCATCAGCGTCATATTGGGTGCCATCATAACCGTTGGCATCAATTGGCAGACTGGTGCGGCTTTCCTGATAGGCGCCTTCTGCTCGGTCCTGTCGGGATACATTGGGATGTATGTGTCCGTGAACGCGAACGTCCGGACGGCGAGCGCGGCCCGACGCACCCTGAACGAGGCGCTACAGACCTCGTTCCGAGGTGGTGCGGTGTCGGGCGTCGCAGTCGTGACCTTGAGCCTTATAGGCGTCGCCGGCGTGTTCTTCCTGTTCTGGGTCTTCATCTTCCCTAACGCTCCCGCTCCCACTGGTTCCATTCCCGGGACCGATGGTGGAATCCAGGCGGCTCTGTTTGCCGCCGTTGGATACGCCTTTGGCGCCTCTTTCGCTGCCCTCTTCGCGCAGTTAGGGGGAGGGATCTACACCAAGGCAGCGGATGTGGGAGCTGACCTGGTCGGCAAGGTAGAGGTGGGCATTCCCGAGGACTCCCCCAAGAACCCCGCGGTCATCGCTGACCTGGTCGGGGACAACGTGGGCGACTGTGCCGGACGTGGGGCTGACCTCTTCGAGTCCACCGCTGCCGAGAACATCGGTGCGATGATTCTCGGTTTCTCGGTCTACGCGGTCACGGGCATGGTCGGCTTCGTGCTCTTCCCGCTCATCGTTCGAGCCTTCGGTCTGCTTGCTGGTATTGTCGGCATAATGACCGTCAAGCTAAGGAATGAGAACGAGAACCCGATGAAGGCCTTGAACCGGGGATATTACATCACGGCCGTCATCGCAGCCGCGTTCTTTGCCTATTCCGCGAGCGTCTTGCTCGGTCCGAACTGGATATACTTCATGATCTGCGGCATCATCGGCATCATTCTCAGCATCGCCATAGTGTACATCACGCAGTACTACACCTCTGGCGAGTATCGACCGGTCAGAGAGATCGCGAAAGCTTCCGAGACCGGAGCGGCGACCAATATCATAACTGGGTTCGCTGTCGGTCTGGAGACCACGGCGCTGCCCATCATCAGCATCGCCGTCGCTCTGCTCGGCTCCTTCGCCCTAGGCCAGATGGCCTCGCCCAATCCCGCCGATGTTAGCATGACCTTCGTCTTCGGTCTGTATGGCACGGCCGTGGCGACCATGGGAATGCTGGCCACCTGCGCGTTCATCTTGGCCGAGGACACTTTTGGTCCCATCACGGACAACGCGGGCGGCATCGTGGAGATGTCGGACCAGCCCGAGGATATCCGCAAGCGGACCGATAGGTTGGACTCCATCGGCAACACCACCAAGGCGCTCACCAAGGGCTATGCGATGGGCTCTGCCGCTCTGGCAGCCTTTCTGCTCTTCGGCGCCTACTTCGACAAGGTGGCGGAGATCCTGCACAAGACCCCCTACGATGTCTTCGTCGTGAACATAGCCAACCCACCAGTGTTCGTGGGGGCGCTCATCGGTGGCATGCTCGTATTCCTGTTCTCCGCCCTGGCCATCAGGGCGGTGGGAAAGGCTGCGGGCGACATGATCGCCGAGGTGCGCCGCCAGTTCAGGGAGAACCCGAACATCCTGGCAGGCAACGATAAGCCGGACTACGCCCGATGCGTGGACATCAGCACCAAGGGCGCCTTGAAGGCCATGATCCTTCCGGGCATCCTGCCCGTGGTCGTCCCGGTGAGCTTGGGTCTGATCATGCGCTTCGCCTACACCGGCAATACGGACATCCCCTACCAATCGGTCGGAGCCTTGCTCATGGTCGGGACCATTACTGGAGTGCTCATGGCCCTGCTCATGAACAACGGCGGTGGCGCCTGGGACAACGGCAAGAAGTACATCGAGGCTAAGGGATTGAAGCGCACCCCGGTGCACGCTGCTGCGGTCGTGGGCGACACGGTCGGCGATCCTTTCAAGGACACCGCTGGACCTTCCCTGCACGTGCTGGTGAAGCTGCTCTCCACCATCACCCTGGTCTTTGCCTCGATCTTCGTGGTGGCGCCCTAG